In the genome of Fulvivirga maritima, one region contains:
- a CDS encoding S1/P1 nuclease yields the protein MLKKVTFILCLFASMQVFGWGMTGHRVVGYVAEQHLSKKAKKHITEILNGESLATVSNWMDNIKSDHAYDHTHDWHWVTIPDGKTYEETEKNPDGDAIETIERVIADLKKGGLSKEKEAEGIKILTHLIGDIHQPLHVGTGEDMGGNQVKVKWFWNPSNLHSVWDSGMIDSENYSYTELGDVVNHATKDQIKEWQSSSVRDWAYESMSLREQVYNLPEKKEINYEYRYKNWHTVKERLKLAGIRLAGVLNDIYG from the coding sequence ATGCTAAAGAAAGTAACATTTATTCTATGCCTGTTTGCTTCTATGCAGGTATTTGGATGGGGTATGACCGGACACCGTGTAGTTGGATATGTAGCCGAACAACACCTATCTAAAAAAGCTAAAAAACACATCACAGAAATACTTAATGGAGAATCATTAGCCACGGTAAGTAACTGGATGGATAACATAAAATCTGACCATGCTTATGATCATACTCATGACTGGCACTGGGTAACTATACCTGATGGTAAAACCTATGAAGAAACTGAGAAGAACCCTGACGGTGATGCTATTGAAACTATAGAAAGGGTAATAGCAGACCTTAAAAAAGGCGGTCTTAGTAAAGAAAAAGAAGCGGAAGGCATTAAAATCCTTACTCATCTAATCGGAGATATCCACCAGCCTTTACATGTAGGTACTGGTGAAGATATGGGCGGCAACCAGGTGAAAGTAAAGTGGTTCTGGAATCCGTCAAACCTGCACTCTGTATGGGACAGCGGCATGATAGATTCGGAAAACTACAGCTATACAGAACTTGGTGATGTAGTAAACCACGCGACCAAAGATCAAATTAAAGAATGGCAAAGTAGCTCCGTGAGAGATTGGGCTTATGAGTCTATGTCACTCAGAGAACAAGTATATAACCTCCCGGAGAAAAAGGAGATCAACTATGAATATCGCTACAAAAACTGGCATACAGTAAAAGAAAGACTAAAACTTGCTGGAATAAGATTAGCTGGAGTGCTTAACGATATTTACGGATAA
- the hemA gene encoding glutamyl-tRNA reductase: MQESFKVLGLSFKDTPINIRERLALDEAHVKQLLKYISEYSTASDVLILSTCNRTEIYYACNSNQALVILQGIALIKGLDLTTIQGYFKSENNHHEAVKHLFRVAMGLDAQVVGDLQISNQVKRAYQWSADEDTAGPFLHRLMHTIFFTNKRVVQETAFRDGAASVSYAAKELAEDITKDIKDPKILILGLGEIGKDVCRNLVDSKFAEVNIINRTEAKAIELAQECNFNVIPFNQVFQAIQNADVIISSVAANEPFITKALVSKLEILSFKFFIDLSVPRSVEMEIEDTPGALVYNIDNIQSKTSEALQKRIDAIPEVENIISEAIVDFNNWSKEMMVSPTIKKLKNALEDIRKEEMARYLKNADSKEAKVIDKVTKSMMQKIMKLPVLQLKAACQRGEAETLIDVLNDLFDLEKQSSEIKK; encoded by the coding sequence ATGCAGGAAAGTTTTAAAGTACTTGGCTTATCATTCAAGGACACTCCTATTAACATCAGAGAACGTCTGGCCTTGGATGAGGCGCACGTTAAGCAATTATTGAAGTATATCAGCGAGTATTCTACTGCTTCGGATGTGTTGATTTTATCAACTTGCAACCGTACAGAGATATACTATGCGTGTAATTCTAATCAGGCCTTAGTAATACTGCAAGGTATTGCCCTTATTAAAGGATTAGACCTGACAACCATACAAGGTTATTTCAAATCAGAAAATAATCATCACGAGGCAGTCAAACACCTTTTCAGAGTAGCCATGGGACTAGATGCTCAGGTAGTAGGTGATTTACAAATCTCTAATCAGGTAAAAAGAGCTTACCAGTGGAGTGCCGATGAAGATACCGCAGGCCCGTTTTTACACAGGCTAATGCACACGATCTTTTTCACTAATAAAAGAGTGGTACAAGAAACAGCATTCAGAGATGGAGCTGCTTCTGTTTCTTATGCAGCTAAAGAGCTAGCAGAGGATATTACTAAAGACATTAAAGATCCTAAAATCTTAATTCTTGGATTAGGAGAAATAGGAAAAGATGTTTGTCGTAACCTTGTTGACTCTAAGTTTGCAGAAGTAAATATCATTAACCGCACAGAAGCTAAAGCCATAGAACTGGCGCAAGAGTGCAACTTTAACGTAATTCCTTTTAACCAGGTATTTCAAGCTATTCAAAATGCTGATGTAATTATTTCATCAGTAGCTGCTAATGAGCCTTTCATAACCAAAGCATTAGTTAGTAAACTAGAAATACTTTCCTTTAAATTCTTTATTGACCTTTCTGTACCTAGAAGTGTAGAAATGGAAATAGAGGATACTCCAGGAGCTCTGGTTTATAATATCGACAACATTCAAAGCAAAACTTCAGAAGCTCTCCAAAAGAGAATTGATGCCATACCTGAAGTTGAAAACATCATCTCAGAAGCCATAGTTGATTTTAACAACTGGTCTAAAGAAATGATGGTCTCTCCTACTATCAAAAAGCTGAAAAATGCTTTAGAAGACATTCGTAAGGAAGAGATGGCCAGATACCTTAAAAATGCTGATTCTAAAGAGGCAAAAGTGATAGACAAGGTAACCAAGAGCATGATGCAAAAGATAATGAAGCTCCCTGTACTACAGCTGAAAGCTGCTTGTCAGCGTGGGGAAGCCGAAACTTTGATTGATGTTCTAAATGACCTTTTCGATCTGGAAAAGCAATCATCAGAGATCAAAAAATAA
- a CDS encoding exodeoxyribonuclease III produces MSKISIVSWNVNGIRAIVKKEFVENVKKMDPDILCLQETKGSVEDVKTALELLPEYKHFANASKARKGYSGTAILTKEEPISVTYDLDYEEHDQEGRVITAEFESFYLINVYTPNSGQGLKRLDYRQTWDEYFLGYMKKLEEKKPVILCGDLNVAHEEIDIARPKQNYNKSAGFTQQEIDGFDKYLAEGYVDAFRHFYPEEVKYSYWNYMFNARANNVGWRIDYFLVSQALMPKVEDSQIHNEYMGSDHCPVELVMKMG; encoded by the coding sequence ATGAGCAAAATAAGCATCGTATCCTGGAATGTAAACGGAATAAGAGCAATAGTAAAGAAGGAGTTTGTAGAAAACGTAAAAAAAATGGATCCTGATATTTTATGCCTTCAGGAGACAAAAGGGTCAGTTGAAGATGTGAAGACGGCTTTAGAACTGTTGCCTGAGTATAAGCATTTTGCGAATGCCTCAAAGGCAAGAAAGGGCTATTCTGGTACGGCTATATTAACAAAAGAGGAGCCTATCTCCGTTACTTACGATCTTGATTATGAAGAGCATGACCAGGAAGGTAGAGTGATAACTGCAGAATTTGAGTCTTTCTATTTAATTAATGTGTATACTCCGAATTCCGGACAAGGATTAAAAAGGCTTGATTATAGACAAACCTGGGATGAATATTTCTTGGGCTATATGAAAAAGTTAGAAGAGAAGAAGCCAGTGATATTATGTGGTGATTTGAATGTGGCTCATGAAGAGATTGACATTGCCCGACCTAAGCAAAACTATAATAAATCGGCGGGCTTTACCCAGCAAGAAATTGATGGCTTTGATAAATATTTAGCTGAAGGATATGTAGATGCATTCAGACATTTTTACCCTGAAGAAGTAAAATACAGCTATTGGAATTATATGTTCAATGCCAGAGCTAATAATGTGGGCTGGAGAATAGATTACTTTTTGGTAAGCCAAGCCTTAATGCCAAAAGTAGAAGACTCTCAGATTCACAATGAATACATGGGCTCAGATCATTGCCCTGTGGAGTTGGTGATGAAGATGGGGTAA